The Streptomyces armeniacus genomic interval CCCGAACTGCAGTTGGTGGCGGCGCTCACGATCAGACAGCCGGGCGGGCGGCCCGGCTGCGTGTACTCCACCGCGGCGTCGCACAGCACCCGCTCCATGGCGTCCCGCGCGGTCGGCTCCTCGGCGAGCGCGCGGTCGATGAAGCCGCCGTACTCCTGGATGTAGCTCTCGATGACCTCCTCGAAGAGCGTCTTCTTGTCGCCGAACGCCGCGTAGAGGCTGGGCGCGCCGATGCCCATCACGCGCGTCAGATCGGAGATGGACGTCGCCTCGTAGCCGTCCTCCCAGAAAGCACGCAGCGCCTTCTCCAGGGCTGTCTCCCGGTCGAAGGACCGCGGACGTCCGCGCTGTTTCGTGGCCATGGAAACCATTCTATAGCGCTCACTGAAGAATGTGCTACGGTCTTTCTATAGTGACCGCTAGAGAAACGGGAGACAGCGATGAGTGCTGCCACGGCGCCTGCG includes:
- a CDS encoding TetR/AcrR family transcriptional regulator; the encoded protein is MATKQRGRPRSFDRETALEKALRAFWEDGYEATSISDLTRVMGIGAPSLYAAFGDKKTLFEEVIESYIQEYGGFIDRALAEEPTARDAMERVLCDAAVEYTQPGRPPGCLIVSAATNCSSGEVAESLRLMREQNVRLFERRIRAGVASGELPEEADPDSLARYVGAVMQGMSQQARDGAGRAELEAVAGVAMRAWPERPEAGGA